CACAACCGAATCGATCTTCTTATCTTTATACCGCTCGTACAGGATATCTATCACTTCTCTAAATTTTTCCTTGTTACCCAAAAGAGTGGTGATGTCCCTAAAGAGGATTCCTTTCTTTGGGAAATCGGGTATATCGCGTATGAAACTTTTTAAACTTTCCATGTTAGTACTCTCCTAACTCGCCGCTTTGTTGGATAATATATATTCTTAATTTTTCCAACGCAGCGCTTTCGATCTGCCTGACTCTTTCACGCGTTATGCCAAAGACCTTTGCTGCCTCGCCAAGCGTATGAGTAGTGCCGTCATTCAAACCAAAACGCAAACCCAGTATCTTCTTCTCTCTGTCATTCATGCGGCTCAACAGGCTCTCGACTCTTTCTCGGCGTAATTTTTCTGTTATGTTCTCCATAGGAGATGTGCTTGTCTCATCCTGTATAAGATCCATGAACTGCCCTGTGCCATCATCACCGATAGGCGCGTCCAGCGAAGAGATCTTTGTGGCTATCTCACTTATCTCTCTTACCTTTTTCATCGGAAGCCGCATCTTTTTTGCAACCTCTTTTACCTTGGGCCGCCTGCCGTATTTCTGGGTCAGCTGTTCAGTTATTCTTTTCCACCTGTTTATTATCTCTGTCATGTAAACAGGTATCCTTATTGTCTTGCCCTGATTCGCAATGGCACGCGTTATGTATTGCTTTATCCACCAAGCACCATATGTGCTGAACCTGTAACCTCTATGAGGGTTGAATTTTTTAACTGCCTTAATAAGGCCAAGATTTCCCTCCTCTATAAGGTCCATCATTGGAACACCCAGCTTTGAGTATCGCTTAGCAATATTAATCACGAGCCTCAAATTAGACTGGATCATTTTCCTGCGCGCCTTGGCATCGCCTCTCTTGACTTTACGCGCAACAGATTGTTCTCCTTCAGGAGTAAGAAGAGGTATATCCTTGATCGCCCTCAAATAAAGTTTTATTGCATCCACTGTGTACCTCTCTTGCTTTCGACGTTTGTGTAATGTGTAATGTTTAATGTGTAATGAAACCAAGCAACCCCAATTACCTTACACATTACACAAGATACGTTATTTCCCGTTAAGCAAGGCTGCTTGAGCAGCTGCTAGCCTTGCGATAGGCACCCTGTAAGGAGAACAGCTCACGTAGTTCATGCCAACGTTATGACAGAACTTAACTGATCTTGGCTCTCCGCCGTGCTCTCCGCAGATACCGATCTTGAGTTTCTTGCGAGCTTCTCTTCCGAGCTTGATGCCCATCTTAATAAGAGAACCTACGCCTTCCTGATCGACTGATTGAAAAGGATCCTCAGGCAAGATCTTTTTGTTTATATAGTCCGGCAAAAATACACCTGCGTCATCACGGCTGTAACCAAACGTCATCTGAGTCAGATCGTTTGTGCCGAATGAGAAGAACTCTGCCTTTTCAGCGATCTTATCAGCTATTAATGCCGCGCGCGGGATCTCTATCATCGTACCTACAAGATAATTTACTTTCTTTTTTGCCTTTTTAATTACTGCCTTGGCTGTTTCGCGGACAATAGGTTCAAGAAAATCAAACTCCGCCTTTGTCCCCACCAGAGGTATCATTATCTCGGGCAAGACTTTTATGCCTTTTTTTGCCATATTGCAGGCTGCCTCCATGATCGCCCTTGTCTGCATGACGCAGAGCTCAGGATATGTGACAGATAGCCTACATCCACGATGACCCAGCATAGGATTCATCTCATGCAGGCTCTTAACAAGATCTTTTATCCTGGCAGGTGTTTGCTTTAATCTCCTTGCCATTTCCTTTATGCCTGACTCATTGTTCGGCAGGAATTCATGTAGCGGTGGATCCAGTAACCTTATAGTAACAGGCAATCCATCCATCTCCTTAAATATGCCCTCAAAATCCTTTCTCTGAAAAGGCAACAGTTTCTTAAGCGCCTTTTCCCTTGCCTCTTTGTCCTGGGCAAGAATAAACTCCCTGACAGCCCATATCCTTTCGCCTTCAAAAAACATATGCTCTGTCCTGGTAAGGCCTATGCCTTCAGCGCCAAGCCTGCGCGCAGCCAGAGAATCCCTTGGTGTATCTGAATTCGTGCGCACATTTATCTTGCGATACTTATCAGCCCATTCCATGATCTGGTTGAACATTTTATAAATTTCGCTCTTCTTTGCTGAGGAGTTTTCTTCTACTACTCCTGCAATAACAGGACTCGAGGAAACCTTGATATCTCCCAGCATGACTTCCCCAGTCGAACCATCCAGAGAAATAAAATCACCTTCCTTTATCGTCTTTCCAGCAACCCTTATCTCTTTCTTTGTATAATCAATATTTAACGCGCTGCATCCAGCTATACAGCATTTTCCCCAGCCCCTGGCAACAACAGCAGCATGAGAAGTCATGCCTCCAGTTGATGTCAATATCCCTACTGCGGCATGCATACCCGCGACATCTTCAGGAGATGTCTCGTGCCTGACCAGGATAACCTTTTTGCCTTTACTCTTCCATACTTCAGCATCCCTTGCAGTAAATACTACCTGGGCTGATGCTGCGCCAGGACCAGCAGGAAGGCCTTTAGCAACTACAGTAGCATTGGATTTTGCCTTGGGTTCAAATATAGGGAAAAGAAGCTGATTGAGCTGATCCCCCTCTATCCTCATAATGGCTTCTTTAGGGCTGATCATTTTTTCTTTTACCATGTCGTACGCTATCTTTACAGCTGCCAGGCCTGTACGTTTGCCAGTGCGCGTCTGCAGCATGTAAAGCGTGCCTTCCTGGATAGTGAATTCCACGTCCTGTATATCCTTATAATGCCTCTCTAGCTTATACCTGATAGCATCGAGCTCTTTGTAAACTTTTGGCATTTCTTTTTTCAAGTCGCTGATTGGCTCTGGCGTCCTTATGCCAGCCACGACGTCTTCGCCCTGCGCATTTATAAGAAACTCCCCGAAAAATTTATCCTCGCCAGTAGATGGGTTACGCGTAAAGGCAACGCCTGTGCCTGAAGTATTGCCCATGTTACCGAATACCATTGCCTGGACATTTACAGCTGTTCCGAAAAGTCCGGTGATCCTGTTGATCCTCCTGTAAACTACAGCCCTTTCTGTATTCCATGATCCGAATACCGCCTTTACAGTAGCCATCAGCTGATCCTTGGCATTATTTGGAAAAGGTTTTTTGACATGTTTCTCATACACCTTTTTATATTCTCCGACTAATTCCTTTAACTGACCTGCTGTAAGCTCATTGTCCAGTTTTACTCTGTATTTCTTTTTCAGGGCATGGATCTTTTCTTCAAAATGCTCATGGTCAACGCCCATCACCACATCACCGAACATATCAATAAACCTTCTATACGCATCCCATGCAAGGCATTCGTTCTTGGTCTTTTTAGCCAGGCCTACAACAGTCTGATCATTTAGGCCCAGGTTAAGGACTGTATTCATCATGCCAGGCATGGAAACAGCAGCGCCGCTCCTCACTGATACTAAAAGCGGGTTGTTGATGTCGCCGAGCTTCGCGTCCATTACCTTTTCAAGCTTTATGATATTTGCGTCGATCTGCTTCTGAAGATCAGCAGGATATTTTTTGCCGTGCTTATAATAATAATCGCACACCTCTGTTGAAATAGTAAATCCAGGAGGAACTGGAACTCCTATATTTGTCATCTCTGCGAGGTTAGCACCTTTACCTCCGAGAAGCGTTTTCATCTTTGTATTTCCGTCTGCTTTTCCTTTGCCAAAAAAGTACACCATCTTGCTCATGCTTTAAACCCCTTTCTATCTAATTTATGTTAGAAAAATCCCAATACTACCAATACTACCAAATAAATCCCAATTTCAAAATCCCAAACATGGTTTTGGATTTGGGATTTTGGATTTATTTGGGATTTGGTAGTATTTGGATTTTGGATTTTTCATCTCACTAGTATCTGTGGCAGTAATGCCAAGTCCGCAATACGTTCTGTGTATAACCTGTTGATCGCCTTCATCATTGCCAGGCGATTAAGTCGCAACGACCTATCTTTATCATTCACCATTACATTGTCAAAAAAATCATGCAATGCCCTGTAAAATGCCTGGGCATATTTCTTGGTCGCCTCTACGTATTCTTCTTTATCAATTAGCGCGCTTATCTTATCTTTCGAATCTAAATATGCCTGCCAAACATCTTGCTCTAATTTTTCCTTGAAAAGCCCTTTATTCACTTCGCTGATTTTTTCATTCTTTGCACCTTTTAAGATATTGCTCGTACGCTCTACGACCTTTGCTGCTTCTAAAAAATACCTCTCGTTAGCCACAGAACTCAATGCCTCGATTCTATTAAATATATCAACTATGTCAGAACGCCCTGAGTCCAGTACTGCCCTTTTTAATTCAATGGGCCTTATGTCTCCCATTAAAAACTCCACCCTATCCTTTATATAATCAGCGACCTTCTCTTTTGAAGTCTTTAATTTGTTACCGTATAGCTGAATTGCTTTTTCTACTAGCTCTACTATTTCAAATCTCAGAGACTGATCTTTTACAATGCGAATAAGGCCTAGCGCGTTTCTTCTTATACCAAACGGATCAAAACTTCCGCTTACTTCCTTGGTTACTCCTAAAAAACCAACCACATTATCTATCTTATCGCTGATCGCGAGGATCGCGCCCTGTTTTGTCTTAGGCAAGTCATCTTCCAGGCCCTGAGGAAGATACTGCTCGCCTATGGCTAGCGCAATATCTTTTTCTTCTTTGTTTCTCAATGCATATTCTCTTCCCATCACACCCTGCAGGCTAGGAAACTCGCCCACCATGTGAGTGACAAGATCTACTTTTGAAAGCTCGGCTGATTTTTCTATATTCTTTTTCAAAGAACTGTCTACGTTTAATCTGTCGCAGATAAAAACGCAAAGTACTTTCAGGCGTTCGATTTTTTCGAACATATTACCTAAATCCTTGTGAAAAATCAAGTCTTTTAATTGAGGGATATTATCCGAGAGGCTTCTTTTTATATCCTCGTCGAAGAAAAACAGGCTATCCTTTAGTTTTGCCTCTAAGATATTTTCATAATTTCTTCTAACCAGCCTTATGTTCCTGCCGCTGCCGTCTATTACAGCGATAAACCTGTTTGTGAGTCTATCTTTTTTCACAACAGGAAATATCCTCTGATGTTTTGCCATGCTGGCCCTGAGCACATCTTCTGGCAATGCCAGAAATTTCTTGTCAAATTCTCCGCTGAATACCGTGGGGGAATTCACCATAAACGTTATCTCTTCCAGGAGCGCTTCATCAACGCATTGATCTGCCCTGAGTTTCTTTGTCTCGCGCAGGATCAATCTTTTTATCTCAGTCTTTCTTTTGTCTGAATCAGATAATTTTATTTTCTTTAGGTCTTTCGCTGAGGGGATGTTTCCGAGTCTTATATCTAAATGCTCTTTGCCGAATAATGCCAAGACTGACTCTATCGGCCTTGCAAAACGCAAACCAGAATCATCCCATCTCATTGTCTTTGGAAAATAGATATTCCTTATAATGCGCGGGGTTATTTCTTTAAGAATATCTTTTGTATTGCGGGCTTTTTCTTTTTTCTCAACAACTACATATTCGCCTTTTGGGGTCTCTTTGATTTTCAAATCCTCTATTTTCACACCCTGATTTTTTGCAAAACCAATAGCTTGCTTTGTAGGGTTACCGTTGTCGTCAAAGGCTATTCTTTTAGGTGGGCCTAGAATTTCCTTGGAGCTTTCCTTCTGGCACACATCCATATCTTTTATATAGCAAATCAATGAGTTCTTTGTACCTA
This is a stretch of genomic DNA from Candidatus Gorgyraea atricola. It encodes these proteins:
- the ppdK gene encoding pyruvate, phosphate dikinase, with translation MSKMVYFFGKGKADGNTKMKTLLGGKGANLAEMTNIGVPVPPGFTISTEVCDYYYKHGKKYPADLQKQIDANIIKLEKVMDAKLGDINNPLLVSVRSGAAVSMPGMMNTVLNLGLNDQTVVGLAKKTKNECLAWDAYRRFIDMFGDVVMGVDHEHFEEKIHALKKKYRVKLDNELTAGQLKELVGEYKKVYEKHVKKPFPNNAKDQLMATVKAVFGSWNTERAVVYRRINRITGLFGTAVNVQAMVFGNMGNTSGTGVAFTRNPSTGEDKFFGEFLINAQGEDVVAGIRTPEPISDLKKEMPKVYKELDAIRYKLERHYKDIQDVEFTIQEGTLYMLQTRTGKRTGLAAVKIAYDMVKEKMISPKEAIMRIEGDQLNQLLFPIFEPKAKSNATVVAKGLPAGPGAASAQVVFTARDAEVWKSKGKKVILVRHETSPEDVAGMHAAVGILTSTGGMTSHAAVVARGWGKCCIAGCSALNIDYTKKEIRVAGKTIKEGDFISLDGSTGEVMLGDIKVSSSPVIAGVVEENSSAKKSEIYKMFNQIMEWADKYRKINVRTNSDTPRDSLAARRLGAEGIGLTRTEHMFFEGERIWAVREFILAQDKEAREKALKKLLPFQRKDFEGIFKEMDGLPVTIRLLDPPLHEFLPNNESGIKEMARRLKQTPARIKDLVKSLHEMNPMLGHRGCRLSVTYPELCVMQTRAIMEAACNMAKKGIKVLPEIMIPLVGTKAEFDFLEPIVRETAKAVIKKAKKKVNYLVGTMIEIPRAALIADKIAEKAEFFSFGTNDLTQMTFGYSRDDAGVFLPDYINKKILPEDPFQSVDQEGVGSLIKMGIKLGREARKKLKIGICGEHGGEPRSVKFCHNVGMNYVSCSPYRVPIARLAAAQAALLNGK
- a CDS encoding sigma-70 family RNA polymerase sigma factor, whose amino-acid sequence is MDAIKLYLRAIKDIPLLTPEGEQSVARKVKRGDAKARRKMIQSNLRLVINIAKRYSKLGVPMMDLIEEGNLGLIKAVKKFNPHRGYRFSTYGAWWIKQYITRAIANQGKTIRIPVYMTEIINRWKRITEQLTQKYGRRPKVKEVAKKMRLPMKKVREISEIATKISSLDAPIGDDGTGQFMDLIQDETSTSPMENITEKLRRERVESLLSRMNDREKKILGLRFGLNDGTTHTLGEAAKVFGITRERVRQIESAALEKLRIYIIQQSGELGEY
- the glyS gene encoding glycine--tRNA ligase subunit beta, whose translation is MKKNFLLEINVEELPAGYVRGALDSLCSDFHLELTKLGIAFDHNLTVNLGTKNSLICYIKDMDVCQKESSKEILGPPKRIAFDDNGNPTKQAIGFAKNQGVKIEDLKIKETPKGEYVVVEKKEKARNTKDILKEITPRIIRNIYFPKTMRWDDSGLRFARPIESVLALFGKEHLDIRLGNIPSAKDLKKIKLSDSDKRKTEIKRLILRETKKLRADQCVDEALLEEITFMVNSPTVFSGEFDKKFLALPEDVLRASMAKHQRIFPVVKKDRLTNRFIAVIDGSGRNIRLVRRNYENILEAKLKDSLFFFDEDIKRSLSDNIPQLKDLIFHKDLGNMFEKIERLKVLCVFICDRLNVDSSLKKNIEKSAELSKVDLVTHMVGEFPSLQGVMGREYALRNKEEKDIALAIGEQYLPQGLEDDLPKTKQGAILAISDKIDNVVGFLGVTKEVSGSFDPFGIRRNALGLIRIVKDQSLRFEIVELVEKAIQLYGNKLKTSKEKVADYIKDRVEFLMGDIRPIELKRAVLDSGRSDIVDIFNRIEALSSVANERYFLEAAKVVERTSNILKGAKNEKISEVNKGLFKEKLEQDVWQAYLDSKDKISALIDKEEYVEATKKYAQAFYRALHDFFDNVMVNDKDRSLRLNRLAMMKAINRLYTERIADLALLPQILVR